DNA from Streptococcus parasuis:
GTAACATTTATGACCGTTGATAGTTTGCGAGCTGTACCTCGTCATTATCGTGAAGCTAGTCTTGCGATGGGAGCGACGCGTTGGCAAACAATTTGGCGTGTTATCTTGAATGCAGCTAAGCCAGGTATTTTTACCGCTGTCATTTTTGGTATGGCTCGTGCATTCGGTGAAGCTCTTGCAATTCAAATGGTAGTTGGTAACTCAGCAGTTATTCCTACGTCATTGACTACACCAGCAGCGACATTGACCTCCGTTTTAACGATGGGTATCGGTAACACTGTTATGGGTACCGTCCAAAATAATGTGCTTTGGTCATTGGCTCTTGTCTTGCTCTTGATGAGCCTTGTCTTTAACATGATTATGAAATTTATTACAAGAGAGGGTAAGAAAAACTATGCACGCTAAGAAAATGGATAAACTTGCGACAGGAGTTCTATACTCAATCGCAACAGTGATTGTTATTATCTTAACAGCGCTTATCCTCTTTATCCTTGTGAGAGGGTTGCCACATGTCAACTGGCATTTTTTGACAAGCAAGTCATCTTCCTATAAAGCTGGAGGAGGGGTTGGGATACAGTTATACAACTCATTTTTCCTCTTAGTTATTACGCTGTTGATTTCTGTTCCCCTATCAACTGGAGCAGGTATCTATTTAGCTGAATATGCAAAAAAAGGACCTTTGACAAACTTTATTCGTACCTGTATTGAGATTTTGTCTTCTCTGCCATCTGTAGTAGTTGGTTTGTTTGGTTACTTAATCTTTGTTGTACAATTTGAATATGGTTTCTCTATTTTATCAGGCGCTTTGGCATTAACAGTCTTTAATTTACCACAGATGACACGTAATGTAGAGGATAGCCTTCGCCATGTGCATCATACACAACGTGAAGCAGGATTAGCACTCGGCTTATCTCGTTGGGAAACTG
Protein-coding regions in this window:
- the pstA gene encoding phosphate ABC transporter permease PstA, which translates into the protein MHAKKMDKLATGVLYSIATVIVIILTALILFILVRGLPHVNWHFLTSKSSSYKAGGGVGIQLYNSFFLLVITLLISVPLSTGAGIYLAEYAKKGPLTNFIRTCIEILSSLPSVVVGLFGYLIFVVQFEYGFSILSGALALTVFNLPQMTRNVEDSLRHVHHTQREAGLALGLSRWETVLHVVIPEALPGIVTGIVLASGRIFGEAAALIYTAGQSAPALDWSNWNPLSVTSPISIFRQSETLAVHIWKVNSEGTIPDATQVSAGSAAILLIFILLFNLSARYIGKKLHAKMTSAA